One genomic segment of Kocuria rhizophila DC2201 includes these proteins:
- a CDS encoding glycosyltransferase family 4 protein, with protein sequence MKLLFDARYIRTDHHDGISRYSTELLAATARAARQDPRVRLCALVSDPAQRAFVPEDVATVTGPPVTSPAEVLTALAANRFDPDVVFSPMQTMGSLGRRYRLILTLHDLIYYEHPQPPGDLPLPVQWGWRAYHRAWWPQRLTLNRADAVATVSETSRQQILAHRLTKRDVRVVANAAPWAGIPEDKALARLPQRGTDLVYMGSFLPYKNVETLLRAMAHLPGHTLHLLSRISPARRAELQALVPAGARVVFHGGVGEAEYRELLSTCAALVTASRAEGYGLPLVEAFAEGAPVVCSELPIFREVAGDAAGYAPVDDDAAFAARVRELTNPAVAHERVLAGLERICEHTWEDSARDLLDLAWELHQRT encoded by the coding sequence GTGAAGCTGCTCTTCGACGCCCGCTACATCCGCACCGACCACCACGACGGCATCAGCCGCTACAGCACCGAGCTGCTCGCCGCCACCGCACGCGCGGCGCGGCAGGATCCGCGGGTGCGGCTGTGCGCGCTGGTCAGCGACCCTGCCCAGCGGGCGTTCGTGCCCGAGGACGTCGCCACGGTCACGGGACCCCCGGTCACCTCCCCCGCCGAGGTCCTCACGGCGCTCGCGGCCAACCGCTTCGACCCGGACGTGGTGTTCTCCCCCATGCAGACCATGGGCTCCCTGGGGCGCCGGTACCGGCTGATCCTCACACTGCACGACCTGATCTACTACGAGCACCCCCAGCCCCCGGGCGACCTGCCGCTACCGGTGCAGTGGGGCTGGCGCGCCTACCACAGGGCCTGGTGGCCGCAGCGGCTCACCCTCAACCGCGCGGACGCCGTGGCCACGGTCTCCGAGACCTCCCGGCAGCAGATCCTGGCCCACCGCCTCACGAAGCGCGACGTGCGCGTGGTGGCCAACGCGGCGCCGTGGGCGGGAATCCCCGAGGACAAGGCACTCGCGCGGCTTCCGCAGCGCGGCACGGACCTCGTGTACATGGGCTCGTTCCTGCCGTACAAGAACGTGGAGACCCTGCTGCGGGCCATGGCGCACCTGCCCGGCCACACCCTGCACCTGCTCTCGCGCATCTCCCCCGCGCGCCGCGCCGAGCTGCAGGCCCTCGTCCCGGCCGGGGCCCGCGTGGTCTTCCACGGCGGAGTGGGCGAGGCCGAGTACCGCGAGCTGCTGTCCACGTGCGCCGCCCTCGTCACCGCGTCCCGCGCGGAGGGCTACGGATTGCCGCTCGTGGAGGCCTTCGCCGAGGGGGCGCCCGTGGTCTGCTCCGAGCTGCCGATCTTCCGCGAGGTCGCCGGGGACGCCGCGGGCTACGCCCCGGTGGACGACGACGCCGCGTTCGCCGCCCGGGTGCGCGAACTCACGAACCCTGCCGTGGCCCACGAGCGCGTGCTCGCGGGGTTGGAGCGGATCTGCGAGCACACCTGGGAGGACTCCGCGCGGGACCTGCTGGACCTGGCGTGGGAGCTGCACCAACGCACCTGA
- a CDS encoding ABC transporter permease: MAWGTFGVLVTVAAWWAFTYAAAGGSTMIAAFRPEQLPGAVGSLLERGVVVQDAVTSLWRLLGGLLLATAIGVPLGLVIGSWQRVRWASAPVVQFLRMVSPLSWAPVAVALFGVGSAPVVFLVAAAAVWPITLNTAAGVAALDPAHLRVARTLGATPFERLLTVVFPSIRPYVMTGVRLALGISWVVLVPAEMLGVSTGLGYEILNARDRLAYDEMLVVILVIGLLGIALDALAQWLLRERVVRA; this comes from the coding sequence GTGGCCTGGGGCACGTTCGGCGTCCTCGTGACCGTGGCGGCGTGGTGGGCGTTCACCTACGCGGCCGCCGGCGGGTCCACGATGATCGCGGCCTTCCGCCCCGAGCAGCTGCCGGGTGCCGTTGGTTCGCTCCTGGAACGCGGAGTTGTGGTCCAGGACGCGGTCACGAGTCTGTGGCGCCTGCTCGGCGGTCTGTTGCTGGCGACGGCGATCGGCGTACCGCTGGGACTGGTGATCGGTTCCTGGCAACGGGTGCGGTGGGCGAGCGCGCCCGTGGTGCAGTTCCTGCGGATGGTCTCGCCGCTGTCGTGGGCACCGGTGGCCGTGGCCCTGTTCGGAGTGGGCAGCGCGCCGGTGGTCTTCCTCGTGGCCGCCGCCGCCGTGTGGCCGATCACCCTGAACACCGCGGCGGGAGTCGCCGCGCTGGACCCGGCCCACCTCCGCGTGGCACGTACCCTGGGCGCGACGCCGTTCGAGCGGCTGCTCACGGTGGTGTTTCCGAGCATCCGTCCTTACGTCATGACCGGGGTGCGCCTAGCGCTGGGCATCTCGTGGGTCGTGCTGGTGCCCGCGGAAATGCTGGGGGTCAGCACCGGGCTGGGCTACGAGATCCTCAACGCGCGGGACCGTCTGGCCTACGACGAGATGCTCGTGGTGATCCTCGTCATCGGGCTGCTCGGCATCGCGCTGGACGCCCTGGCCCAGTGGCTGCTGCGGGAACGGGTGGTGCGCGCCTGA
- a CDS encoding ABC transporter substrate-binding protein: MSGPLTTRRAVLHAGAIAATLTGAAWGAGSLYTGTRAVSGADGASRPVRIGYLPISDAAPLLVAHANGYYEDAGVAVARPVLFRSWSSLSEAFVAGKVEAIHMLMPMALYMRYELQADVRITAWNHTNGSSLTVHPEITDLAGLAGRTVAIPAWWSIHNVVVQKMLRAEGLTPVMRESPSTSARTVALVPMAPSDMLPALNNGVIGGYVVADPFNAAAEAKHVGTIHRFLGDVWRDHACCVTMLRGELLRDRPEQAAGFMDALVRAQAWARTNRPETAAVLASGYLPQPKPVIQRALTYTAAAHADALHHPDWHGESLDFRPYPYPSFTQELVRAMQDTVVDAPAGFLTGLDPATAHRELVDDALVTRSIARAGGWGAFGMHGTTRTEEIQA; this comes from the coding sequence ATGAGCGGACCGCTCACCACTCGACGGGCCGTGCTGCATGCCGGGGCCATCGCGGCCACGCTGACGGGCGCGGCCTGGGGCGCGGGGTCCCTCTATACCGGCACCCGCGCTGTCAGCGGCGCGGACGGTGCCTCGCGGCCCGTGCGCATCGGCTACCTGCCCATCAGTGATGCCGCGCCCCTGCTGGTGGCCCACGCCAACGGCTACTACGAGGACGCCGGGGTTGCCGTCGCGCGGCCCGTCCTGTTCCGCAGCTGGTCCTCGCTGTCCGAAGCCTTCGTGGCCGGCAAGGTGGAGGCTATCCACATGCTCATGCCCATGGCCCTGTACATGCGCTACGAGCTGCAGGCGGACGTGCGGATCACGGCGTGGAACCACACGAACGGCTCGTCGCTGACTGTGCACCCGGAGATCACGGACCTGGCGGGGCTTGCCGGCCGCACCGTGGCGATCCCCGCGTGGTGGTCCATCCACAACGTGGTGGTGCAGAAGATGCTCCGCGCCGAGGGTCTGACACCCGTGATGCGTGAAAGCCCGTCCACGAGCGCCCGGACCGTGGCGCTGGTCCCGATGGCCCCCTCGGACATGCTGCCCGCACTGAACAACGGGGTGATCGGCGGGTACGTGGTCGCGGACCCGTTCAACGCGGCCGCAGAGGCGAAGCACGTGGGCACGATCCACCGGTTCCTGGGGGACGTGTGGCGGGACCACGCCTGCTGCGTGACCATGCTGCGCGGGGAGCTGCTGAGAGATCGTCCCGAGCAGGCGGCTGGTTTCATGGACGCGCTGGTCCGGGCCCAGGCGTGGGCGCGGACGAACCGCCCCGAGACCGCGGCGGTGCTGGCCTCCGGCTACCTCCCGCAGCCGAAGCCCGTGATCCAGCGGGCCCTGACCTACACCGCGGCCGCGCATGCCGACGCCCTGCACCACCCTGACTGGCACGGCGAGTCCCTGGACTTCCGGCCCTACCCGTACCCGAGCTTCACGCAGGAGCTGGTGCGCGCGATGCAGGACACGGTGGTGGATGCCCCCGCCGGGTTCCTCACCGGGCTCGATCCTGCCACCGCGCACCGCGAGCTGGTGGACGACGCACTGGTGACCCGGAGCATCGCAAGGGCAGGCGGCTGGGGTGCGTTCGGGATGCACGGCACCACACGCACCGAGGAGATCCAGGCATGA